From Bradyrhizobium sp. NDS-1, the proteins below share one genomic window:
- a CDS encoding HWE histidine kinase domain-containing protein: MILRMRAVDIVEDAGFCPIEAINADEAISVLESRSDISLLLTDIQMPGSIDGLKLAHAVHERWPSIKIILVSGQVKPSEAERPADSRFFGKPLGVEQMITELKAMVGAGALQIVPTAGDWTPSTIFDAARTAAPTSRSEQEASLSAENDSLRLLLEQAEIDARAMIVQAGIDAEQRSAADKLQKLILGELHHRVKNTLAMVSAIASQSFRGAPSIEHGQKAMEGRLLALGRAHDLLMQVSWADASLTHTLSSATEPYDSQGDRRFHFNGPDIRITSVAVIALAMTFNELCTNTTKFGALSVPTGRVEISWAIDEVKQRLRLVWTERGGPPVEPPTRRSFGTRMMGSLGQQLTGQVSLAYERSGFVYALDVPLGSVVAAA; this comes from the coding sequence ATGATCCTGCGGATGCGTGCGGTCGACATCGTGGAGGATGCCGGGTTCTGTCCCATAGAGGCGATCAATGCCGACGAGGCGATCTCGGTTCTGGAGTCCCGATCGGACATCTCGCTGCTACTGACCGACATTCAGATGCCCGGCAGTATCGATGGCCTCAAGCTCGCCCATGCGGTGCACGAGCGCTGGCCCTCGATCAAGATCATTCTGGTGTCCGGCCAGGTGAAGCCGTCCGAGGCGGAACGGCCAGCGGACAGCAGATTTTTCGGTAAACCGCTCGGTGTCGAGCAAATGATCACCGAGCTTAAGGCCATGGTCGGCGCAGGTGCTTTGCAGATCGTTCCGACGGCAGGCGACTGGACGCCAAGTACGATATTTGACGCCGCGCGGACCGCTGCGCCCACCTCCCGGTCGGAGCAGGAGGCTTCTCTGTCTGCCGAGAACGACAGCCTTCGCTTGCTGCTCGAACAGGCCGAGATCGACGCAAGGGCTATGATCGTTCAGGCCGGTATCGATGCCGAGCAGCGAAGTGCCGCCGACAAGTTGCAGAAGCTGATCCTCGGAGAGCTGCATCATCGCGTCAAGAACACGCTTGCCATGGTGAGTGCGATCGCGTCCCAGAGCTTCCGCGGAGCGCCGAGCATCGAGCATGGACAGAAAGCCATGGAGGGCAGGCTGCTCGCCTTGGGGCGAGCCCATGATCTCCTGATGCAGGTGAGTTGGGCCGATGCGAGCTTGACCCACACGCTGAGCAGCGCAACGGAGCCCTACGACAGTCAGGGAGACCGACGCTTCCACTTCAATGGACCGGATATAAGGATTACCTCCGTCGCCGTCATTGCGCTTGCGATGACGTTCAACGAACTGTGCACCAACACCACCAAGTTCGGCGCGCTGTCCGTCCCGACAGGCCGCGTCGAGATTTCGTGGGCGATTGATGAGGTGAAGCAGAGGCTTCGCCTTGTCTGGACCGAAAGGGGCGGCCCCCCGGTCGAACCGCCAACACGCCGGAGTTTCGGCACCCGGATGATGGGGTCTCTCGGCCAGCAACTGACGGGGCAGGTGAGCCTCGCATATGAACGGAGCGGATTCGTTTACGCACTGGACGTGCCACTCGGCTCGGTCGTCGCGGCAGCGTGA
- a CDS encoding LLM class flavin-dependent oxidoreductase, translated as MKKIGFLSFGHWTPSPQSQTRSASDTLLQSIELAVAAEQLGADGAYFRVHHFARQLASPFPLLAAVGARTSRIEIGTAVIDMRYENPLYMVEDAGSADLIAGGRLQLGISRGSPEQVIDGWRYFGYRPAEGQSDADMGRRHAEVFLDLLRGEGFAEPNPQPMFPNPPGLLRLEPHAQGLRERIWWGAGSNATAMWAAKLGMNLQSSTLKNDETGEAFHVQQAAQIRTYRAAWKEAGHVREPRVSVSRSIFALMNDRDRAYFGGERGGEDQIGFIDPQTRAIFGRSYAAEPDVLIEQLKQDEAIAEADTLLLTIPNQLGVDYCAHAIEAILKHVAPALGWR; from the coding sequence ATGAAAAAGATCGGATTCCTCTCCTTCGGGCACTGGACGCCCTCGCCGCAATCGCAGACCCGCTCTGCCAGCGATACGCTTCTGCAATCGATCGAGCTGGCCGTGGCGGCCGAGCAGCTCGGGGCCGACGGCGCCTATTTTCGCGTGCATCACTTTGCGCGCCAGCTCGCCTCGCCCTTTCCGCTGCTTGCGGCCGTCGGCGCCAGGACCAGCAGGATCGAGATCGGCACGGCCGTGATCGACATGCGCTACGAGAATCCGCTCTACATGGTGGAGGACGCCGGAAGCGCCGACCTCATCGCCGGCGGCCGGTTGCAGCTCGGCATCAGCCGCGGCTCGCCCGAGCAGGTGATCGACGGCTGGCGCTATTTCGGCTATCGGCCGGCCGAGGGCCAGAGCGACGCCGACATGGGACGGCGTCACGCCGAAGTCTTTCTCGACCTCCTGCGCGGCGAAGGCTTTGCCGAGCCCAATCCGCAGCCGATGTTTCCCAATCCGCCGGGACTGCTGCGCCTCGAGCCGCATGCGCAGGGCTTGCGCGAGCGGATCTGGTGGGGCGCCGGCTCGAATGCGACCGCCATGTGGGCGGCCAAGCTCGGCATGAACCTGCAGAGCTCGACGCTGAAGAACGACGAGACGGGCGAGGCCTTTCACGTACAGCAGGCCGCACAAATCCGCACCTACCGCGCGGCGTGGAAGGAAGCCGGCCACGTCCGCGAGCCCCGCGTCTCCGTCAGCCGCAGCATCTTCGCGCTGATGAACGATCGCGACCGCGCCTATTTCGGCGGGGAGCGCGGCGGCGAGGACCAGATCGGCTTCATCGACCCGCAGACCCGGGCCATCTTCGGCCGGAGTTATGCCGCCGAGCCCGACGTGCTGATCGAGCAACTCAAGCAGGACGAAGCCATCGCCGAGGCGGATACGTTGCTGCTGACGATCCCGAACCAGCTCGGCGTCGACTACTGCGCGCATGCGATCGAGGCCATACTGAAGCACGTGGCCCCCGCGCTGGGGTGGCGTTGA
- a CDS encoding aminotransferase class V-fold PLP-dependent enzyme, whose translation MHLTEKISSDRRSILKGLAAAAVTSLAAPAMAAEGLTVEGLPAQPTGAAASIATDKAYWADVKRLYAVTSDVVNLENGYWGIMTEPVRHEFIRQSDMINYQNTYYARLRAGRDFEAVRAKVAEAVGVAVEEIALTRGATEALQLLIGGYNRLKPGDAVLYADLDYDSMQYAMNSLRARRGVDVVRFDVPEPATRQAVLDAYARAIEANPRTRLLLLTHVSHRTGLVMPIAEIARMAKAKGIDTIVDAAHSWGQIDFKVSELEADFVGFNLHKWIGAPLGVGFLYIRKDRLAAIDRDMGDEDFAESDIRSRVHTGTVNFATVLTLPTALALHRQIGAAAKQARLRHLRDYWVSRVRGFKDIEILTPDEAGSYGAITSFRLAGKTSKADNETMVVKLRDSHKIMTVRRAGVAKGQCIRVTPALFTDEADLDRLVEALAVVTGTKTG comes from the coding sequence ATGCATCTGACTGAGAAAATTTCGTCCGACCGGCGGTCGATCCTGAAGGGTCTGGCGGCCGCCGCCGTCACGTCGCTGGCGGCACCGGCCATGGCAGCCGAGGGTCTGACCGTCGAAGGTCTTCCGGCACAGCCGACTGGAGCGGCTGCCTCAATCGCCACCGACAAGGCCTATTGGGCGGACGTCAAGCGGCTCTACGCCGTCACGTCGGACGTCGTCAATCTGGAGAACGGCTATTGGGGCATCATGACTGAACCCGTGAGGCACGAGTTCATTCGCCAGTCCGACATGATCAATTATCAGAACACCTACTACGCGCGGCTGCGCGCGGGGAGAGATTTCGAGGCGGTGCGCGCCAAGGTGGCGGAAGCGGTCGGCGTGGCTGTGGAGGAGATCGCGCTCACCCGCGGTGCGACCGAAGCGCTGCAGCTCCTCATCGGCGGCTACAACAGGCTGAAGCCGGGCGACGCCGTGCTCTATGCCGACCTCGACTATGATTCGATGCAGTATGCGATGAACTCGCTCAGGGCGCGGCGCGGCGTCGACGTGGTCAGGTTCGACGTGCCGGAGCCCGCCACACGCCAGGCCGTGCTCGACGCCTATGCCCGCGCCATCGAGGCGAACCCGAGGACGAGACTTCTGCTCCTGACCCATGTCAGCCACCGCACCGGCTTGGTGATGCCGATCGCCGAGATCGCCCGCATGGCGAAGGCCAAGGGCATCGACACCATCGTCGACGCCGCGCATTCCTGGGGACAGATTGACTTCAAGGTGAGTGAGCTTGAGGCCGATTTCGTCGGCTTCAATCTGCACAAATGGATCGGCGCGCCGCTTGGCGTCGGCTTCCTCTACATCAGGAAGGACCGCCTTGCGGCCATCGATCGTGACATGGGCGACGAGGACTTCGCCGAGAGCGACATCCGCTCGCGCGTCCACACCGGCACGGTCAATTTCGCGACGGTGCTGACGTTGCCGACGGCCCTGGCGCTGCATCGGCAGATCGGCGCCGCCGCAAAGCAGGCCCGCCTGCGCCATTTGCGCGACTATTGGGTGAGCCGCGTCCGCGGATTCAAGGACATCGAGATCCTGACGCCGGACGAAGCCGGCTCCTACGGCGCGATCACCTCGTTCCGCCTCGCCGGCAAGACCAGCAAGGCCGACAACGAAACCATGGTGGTGAAGCTCCGCGACAGCCACAAGATCATGACGGTGCGCCGGGCCGGCGTCGCCAAAGGCCAGTGCATCCGCGTTACGCCGGCACTCTTCACCGACGAGGCCGATCTCGATCGCCTCGTCGAGGCGCTGGCGGTCGTCACGGGGACGAAGACGGGGTGA
- a CDS encoding DUF1236 domain-containing protein yields the protein MKKFMLISAAALLVSTSAMAQSTVVTTTGAGHGAAVQIEPEYRTRIRSYVTEHKVRPVETRERIVIGSPVPRDVELATVPSDWGPSLTKYRYVYSGSRVMLVDPETRMVVQEVD from the coding sequence ATGAAGAAGTTCATGCTGATTTCAGCCGCCGCCCTGCTCGTATCAACGAGCGCGATGGCGCAATCCACCGTCGTCACCACCACCGGTGCGGGCCATGGCGCTGCCGTGCAGATCGAGCCGGAGTATCGCACCAGGATTCGGTCTTACGTCACCGAGCACAAGGTCCGTCCGGTCGAAACGCGCGAAAGGATCGTGATCGGCTCGCCAGTGCCGCGCGACGTCGAGCTGGCGACGGTGCCGAGCGATTGGGGCCCCTCGCTTACCAAATATCGCTACGTCTATTCGGGTAGCCGCGTCATGCTGGTCGATCCCGAGACCCGCATGGTCGTCCAAGAGGTGGACTGA
- a CDS encoding glycoside hydrolase family 5 protein, translated as MTGSRRRLLTAAMLLSISSGPPVFAGDCVPLPQTVAPERLAALSRGFNADGWINGAAPSRELLQQLRKAGMRHVRLPVPAERVMPRFAAKAERDEALRVLDQALKQLTALGYAISVDLHPGERFNRLHKEDPDEALRQMQEAWSGLAQVIRSYPPDRIFAELLNEPDVDAGKWQTEVEALAVFVRGLLPKTTLVVGPVNWQRADSLPQFRPLPDPDIVYAIHFYDPMVFTHQAHWDAQDPLHDIIDLPYPINADDPKVRALRQDLQDRGATKALGMLDVAIAAARDRPSADRWLAPALQWQQQFARPIIINEFGVLKAGAPRQSRVRWLAEVTAFARDHCWGWTHWELAQGFGLVDRSTGKPDPDVMRALLGAPRPGRR; from the coding sequence ATGACGGGCTCGCGCCGTCGCCTGCTGACTGCTGCGATGCTCCTGTCGATCTCGTCAGGCCCGCCGGTCTTTGCCGGGGACTGTGTGCCCTTGCCGCAGACGGTCGCACCGGAGCGGCTTGCCGCGCTGTCCCGCGGCTTCAATGCGGACGGCTGGATCAACGGTGCGGCCCCGAGCCGCGAGTTGCTGCAGCAATTGCGCAAGGCGGGAATGAGACATGTCCGCCTTCCGGTGCCGGCAGAGCGCGTCATGCCTCGTTTCGCTGCGAAGGCCGAGCGCGACGAGGCGCTGCGCGTGCTCGACCAGGCGCTGAAGCAGCTCACGGCGCTCGGCTACGCCATCTCCGTCGATCTTCATCCCGGCGAGCGCTTCAACCGCCTGCACAAGGAGGATCCGGACGAGGCGCTGCGTCAGATGCAGGAGGCCTGGAGCGGTCTTGCTCAGGTCATTCGATCCTATCCGCCCGATCGCATCTTCGCCGAGCTGCTCAACGAGCCCGATGTCGATGCCGGCAAATGGCAAACCGAGGTCGAGGCGCTCGCCGTCTTCGTGCGCGGATTGCTTCCCAAGACGACTCTCGTTGTCGGTCCGGTCAATTGGCAGCGCGCGGACTCGCTGCCACAGTTCCGGCCGCTGCCGGATCCCGACATCGTCTATGCCATCCACTTCTACGATCCCATGGTGTTCACCCATCAGGCCCACTGGGATGCGCAGGATCCGCTGCACGACATCATCGATCTGCCTTATCCGATCAACGCCGACGATCCCAAAGTTCGCGCGCTGCGCCAGGATCTGCAGGATCGGGGCGCGACCAAGGCGCTCGGTATGCTCGACGTCGCGATTGCCGCCGCCAGGGACAGGCCAAGTGCCGATCGCTGGCTCGCGCCCGCGCTTCAATGGCAGCAGCAGTTTGCGCGGCCGATCATCATCAACGAATTCGGCGTGTTGAAAGCCGGCGCGCCCAGGCAGAGCCGCGTGCGCTGGCTGGCGGAAGTCACCGCTTTTGCCCGTGACCATTGCTGGGGTTGGACGCATTGGGAGCTGGCGCAGGGTTTTGGCCTCGTCGACCGCAGCACCGGCAAGCCCGATCCCGATGTGATGCGGGCGCTGCTCGGCGCGCCGCGGCCCGGCCGGCGCTGA
- a CDS encoding GumC family protein, which translates to MAFGSRPSPRSIAPTEPAASWEAPRAARTKPDGAAPALIKGSLTVSGALSFLRENGRRILTLALALFALGVVVLMVLPVRYAATALVVLDPRELRITTEQDVLPGIGQDAAALQSQIEIAKSDGFLRPLIEQLKIADDEDIAGGHTDMTRLLEKFRSRLEITRRGLTYVIAVSFTSNRPERAAYYANAIAEAFVASQGRVRTEATDEAADWLKDRLKTLNERLRASEDAVAAFRLEHKILNAGKDSTTQQLRVTDLNQQVSAARLRAEEAKARYEQVQRDLKANVEGPVKQDLLSMLRAQRSTLNDQIAQKKAVYGERHPDLAISYSQLADINRQIEVERKKNIDTAKSEFEAQLEQQKALEKQLKAVETQMLVDGQALVKLQELQRDADANRNIYEQFLSRFKTTNEQRQLQASQTKIASPAIPPLRSTRPPLALLLAALAIGSLLTSTAAIAAMTSMSDQSAPTEAPVPSVVEGTQGRQVQAHVQPQIQPPTAAMGRPEAMPRLPVWARIPDLSSGAGTNTINTVWQRPGATPAEFDLGAYLRPLLERIDRVPVRGCKVALVLSVGKSAGGNTVARSLNRAAVNRGMMSVLIRLQPEFAGHQPPVTEWNDGSTTAGLQSIDELLSAGRKADARPEDDIRSEFDLIIVHAGNLALQPDAIALAAHADLIVLVARSGELGSAAMRRVTAALSRYDAVPTGLVVNHAPAGSLSPHPEGGALGLAV; encoded by the coding sequence ATGGCGTTCGGTAGCCGCCCATCTCCGCGAAGCATCGCCCCGACGGAGCCAGCGGCTTCGTGGGAAGCGCCGCGGGCTGCGCGGACGAAACCTGACGGCGCCGCGCCGGCGCTGATCAAGGGATCGCTGACCGTCTCCGGAGCGCTCTCGTTCCTCCGCGAAAACGGCCGGCGCATTCTGACGCTGGCATTGGCGCTGTTCGCCCTCGGCGTCGTCGTTCTCATGGTTCTGCCGGTCCGGTACGCGGCGACGGCCCTGGTCGTGCTCGATCCCCGCGAGTTGCGGATCACCACGGAGCAGGACGTCTTGCCGGGCATCGGCCAGGACGCCGCCGCGCTTCAGAGCCAGATCGAGATCGCCAAATCGGACGGCTTTCTCCGCCCCCTGATCGAGCAGCTCAAGATCGCCGACGACGAGGATATCGCGGGCGGTCATACCGACATGACGCGCCTGCTCGAAAAATTCCGCAGCCGCCTCGAGATCACGCGCCGCGGCCTCACCTATGTCATTGCGGTTTCCTTCACCTCGAACCGCCCCGAGCGGGCCGCTTACTATGCCAACGCCATCGCCGAGGCGTTCGTCGCCAGCCAAGGCCGCGTCCGCACCGAGGCCACCGACGAGGCGGCCGACTGGCTCAAGGACCGGCTCAAGACGTTGAACGAGCGCCTGCGCGCCTCGGAAGACGCCGTCGCCGCCTTCAGGCTTGAGCACAAGATTCTTAATGCCGGCAAGGATTCGACCACCCAGCAATTGCGGGTGACCGATCTCAATCAGCAGGTCTCTGCCGCACGTCTTCGCGCCGAGGAAGCCAAGGCGCGCTACGAGCAGGTGCAGCGTGATCTCAAGGCCAATGTCGAAGGACCGGTGAAGCAGGACCTTCTGAGCATGTTGCGGGCGCAGCGCTCGACCCTCAATGACCAGATCGCGCAGAAGAAGGCGGTGTACGGCGAGCGCCATCCCGACCTCGCGATCTCCTACAGCCAGCTCGCCGACATCAACCGGCAGATCGAGGTCGAGCGGAAGAAAAACATCGACACCGCCAAGTCCGAATTTGAAGCTCAGCTGGAGCAGCAGAAGGCGCTGGAAAAGCAGCTCAAGGCGGTCGAGACGCAGATGCTGGTCGACGGTCAGGCACTGGTGAAGCTGCAGGAGCTGCAGCGCGATGCCGACGCCAACAGGAACATCTACGAGCAGTTCCTGTCACGGTTCAAGACGACCAACGAGCAGCGTCAACTGCAGGCGTCCCAGACCAAGATCGCCTCGCCCGCCATTCCGCCGCTGCGCTCGACGCGTCCGCCCCTCGCTCTGCTGCTGGCGGCGCTGGCGATCGGCTCGCTGCTGACGTCGACCGCCGCAATTGCGGCGATGACGAGCATGTCCGACCAGTCTGCGCCCACTGAAGCTCCCGTGCCTTCCGTCGTGGAGGGCACGCAAGGCCGGCAGGTCCAGGCTCACGTTCAGCCTCAAATTCAACCACCGACCGCCGCCATGGGCCGGCCCGAAGCGATGCCGCGCCTTCCCGTCTGGGCCCGCATCCCCGATCTTTCGTCCGGAGCCGGGACCAACACCATCAACACCGTGTGGCAAAGGCCGGGTGCGACCCCGGCCGAGTTCGATCTCGGTGCCTATCTGCGGCCGCTGCTCGAGCGGATCGATCGCGTGCCGGTGCGCGGCTGCAAGGTCGCCCTCGTGCTGTCGGTCGGCAAGAGCGCCGGCGGCAACACCGTTGCCCGCTCCCTGAATCGCGCCGCCGTGAACCGCGGCATGATGAGCGTGTTGATCCGGCTGCAGCCGGAATTTGCAGGTCACCAGCCTCCGGTGACCGAATGGAATGACGGCTCGACCACGGCGGGACTTCAGTCGATCGACGAGCTCCTGAGCGCCGGCCGCAAGGCCGATGCGCGGCCCGAGGACGATATTCGCTCGGAATTCGATCTGATCATCGTCCACGCCGGCAATCTCGCCTTGCAGCCCGACGCCATCGCGCTGGCGGCGCACGCGGACCTCATCGTGCTGGTGGCGCGCTCCGGCGAGCTCGGCTCGGCGGCGATGCGCAGGGTGACCGCGGCGCTGTCGCGGTATGACGCGGTGCCGACAGGTCTCGTCGTCAATCATGCGCCCGCAGGCTCGCTCTCGCCGCACCCCGAGGGTGGCGCATTGGGCCTTGCGGTTTGA
- a CDS encoding zinc-binding dehydrogenase, which yields MDIKTAKAAILVESGKPLIVDEFTLPDRLEHGQVLAHVHTSSICGAQINEIDAVKGVDKFLPHLLGHEALATIVETGPGVVSCKQGDTVIMHWRPGKGVQSNTPVYSWRGKRLNAGWVTTFNDYAVVSENRVTPVPASIDRTSAPLLGCAVTTALGVVNNDAQIAIGEAVVVFGVGGVGLNIVQFAAMVGAYPVIAIDRLDNKLEMARQFGATHAINSEAAGDIAAEVRSITGTEGPDKVVETTGVKHLIELAYEITAKKGRCILVGVPREKAEIYTLPLHFEKVLKGSEGGQCQPARDIPRLVRLSDAGKVSYRGIVTHEFALDDVNDALDLMRSGTSGRILLNIC from the coding sequence ATGGACATCAAGACAGCCAAGGCGGCCATTCTCGTCGAATCGGGTAAGCCGCTGATCGTCGACGAGTTCACCTTGCCCGACAGGCTCGAACACGGTCAGGTGCTCGCGCATGTGCACACGTCGAGCATCTGTGGCGCGCAGATCAACGAAATCGACGCCGTCAAAGGCGTCGACAAGTTCCTGCCGCACCTTCTCGGGCACGAGGCGCTGGCGACGATCGTCGAGACCGGACCCGGCGTCGTCTCCTGCAAGCAGGGTGACACCGTCATCATGCATTGGCGCCCGGGCAAGGGCGTCCAGTCTAACACGCCGGTCTATTCCTGGCGCGGCAAGCGCCTCAATGCAGGCTGGGTCACCACCTTCAACGACTATGCCGTGGTGTCCGAGAATCGCGTCACGCCCGTTCCGGCCTCGATCGACCGCACCAGCGCGCCGCTGCTCGGCTGCGCGGTGACGACCGCGCTCGGCGTCGTCAACAACGACGCCCAGATCGCCATCGGCGAAGCCGTCGTCGTGTTCGGTGTCGGCGGCGTCGGATTGAACATCGTGCAATTTGCCGCGATGGTCGGCGCCTATCCCGTCATCGCGATCGACCGCCTCGACAACAAGCTCGAGATGGCCCGGCAGTTCGGCGCGACCCACGCCATCAACTCCGAAGCGGCCGGGGATATCGCTGCCGAGGTTCGGTCGATCACGGGTACTGAGGGACCCGACAAGGTCGTCGAGACCACCGGCGTCAAGCATCTGATCGAGCTCGCCTACGAGATCACGGCGAAGAAGGGCCGCTGCATCCTCGTCGGCGTTCCCCGCGAGAAGGCCGAAATCTACACGCTGCCGCTCCACTTCGAGAAGGTGCTGAAGGGCTCGGAAGGCGGGCAATGCCAGCCGGCGCGCGATATCCCGCGTCTCGTTCGGCTGAGCGATGCCGGCAAGGTGAGCTATCGCGGGATCGTGACCCACGAGTTCGCGCTTGACGACGTCAATGACGCGCTGGACCTGATGCGCAGCGGCACATCGGGGCGAATTCTGCTGAACATCTGCTGA
- a CDS encoding class I SAM-dependent methyltransferase, with translation MLEPEDSMGRLLNIVTPLHTATKRDYMGRMNDDKIGCSLKAREYEADYWDGDRRFGYGGYRFIEGRWAPVAKALIETYGLKDGSSVLDVGCGKGFLLYEMQKILPGLKVVGFDISRHGLANAHEQVKPYLFNYRAQDIYPYGDQSFDLVISLGTLHNLRLYELNAALNEIERVGKNKYVMVEGYRTVAELHNLECWALTAESILHTSEWIWLYGKLGYTGDYEFIYFE, from the coding sequence GTGCTGGAACCCGAGGACTCAATGGGACGACTCCTGAATATCGTGACGCCGCTGCATACGGCGACCAAGCGCGACTACATGGGCCGCATGAACGACGACAAGATCGGTTGCTCGCTGAAGGCGCGGGAATACGAGGCCGATTATTGGGATGGCGACCGCCGCTTCGGCTATGGCGGTTACCGCTTCATCGAAGGGCGCTGGGCGCCGGTCGCCAAGGCGCTGATCGAGACCTATGGCCTCAAGGACGGCTCCAGCGTGCTCGACGTCGGCTGCGGCAAGGGCTTTCTGCTCTACGAGATGCAGAAGATCCTGCCCGGCCTGAAGGTCGTCGGCTTCGACATCTCCAGGCACGGTCTTGCCAATGCCCACGAGCAGGTGAAGCCGTATCTGTTCAACTATCGCGCCCAGGACATCTATCCCTATGGCGACCAGAGCTTCGACCTCGTGATCTCGCTCGGCACGCTGCACAATCTCCGTCTCTACGAACTCAATGCCGCGCTGAACGAGATCGAGCGCGTCGGCAAGAACAAATACGTCATGGTCGAGGGCTACCGGACCGTTGCCGAATTGCACAATCTCGAGTGCTGGGCGCTGACGGCGGAGTCCATCCTGCACACCTCGGAATGGATCTGGCTGTACGGCAAGCTCGGCTACACCGGCGATTACGAATTCATCTATTTCGAGTGA
- a CDS encoding phytanoyl-CoA dioxygenase family protein gives MPQTEQAGLTSRQVQNFIDDGFVKIENAFSTHLAKQCRDELWAEIGLSPDRPEFWTRPVVRVGFKASPPFIEAANAAPLHKAYDQLVGEGRWLAPTGLGTFPIRFPSAESPGDDGWHVDVSFGTANPDFMEWRANVKSSGRALLMIFLLSDVGADDAPTRIRKGSHATIARELLPYGEAGATLRQLAAEDWASTNDCEIELATGTAGSVYLCHPFLVHAAQPHRGTRPRFMAQPPLLPKGEFDPALPPSPVQIAIRRACGLTV, from the coding sequence ATGCCCCAAACTGAACAGGCTGGCCTGACGTCTCGTCAGGTCCAGAACTTCATCGACGACGGTTTCGTCAAGATCGAGAACGCCTTCAGCACCCATCTCGCAAAGCAATGCAGGGACGAGCTGTGGGCGGAGATCGGCTTGTCACCGGACCGACCTGAATTTTGGACTCGACCCGTCGTCCGGGTGGGATTCAAGGCTTCGCCCCCTTTCATTGAAGCTGCGAACGCGGCGCCCCTGCACAAGGCCTATGATCAACTCGTGGGCGAAGGACGCTGGCTTGCACCCACCGGCCTCGGGACCTTTCCGATCCGCTTTCCGTCAGCCGAATCGCCCGGTGATGACGGCTGGCATGTGGACGTGAGCTTTGGCACCGCCAATCCGGATTTCATGGAATGGCGCGCCAATGTGAAGAGCAGCGGACGCGCATTGCTGATGATCTTCCTGCTCTCCGATGTCGGCGCCGATGATGCGCCGACGCGAATCCGGAAAGGCTCGCATGCCACCATCGCGCGGGAGCTGCTGCCCTATGGCGAGGCCGGCGCGACGCTCCGGCAGCTCGCTGCCGAGGACTGGGCCTCGACGAATGATTGCGAGATCGAGCTGGCGACCGGTACGGCAGGCAGCGTCTATCTGTGCCACCCGTTCCTCGTTCATGCCGCACAACCCCACCGAGGGACACGGCCGCGCTTCATGGCCCAGCCTCCGCTGTTGCCGAAGGGCGAGTTTGACCCGGCGTTGCCGCCTTCGCCTGTTCAGATCGCGATCCGGCGGGCTTGCGGGCTGACGGTGTAG